The following proteins are encoded in a genomic region of Thiomonas sp. X19:
- a CDS encoding recombinase family protein, which yields MTTSDLLPAAVLRRKAVVYVRQSTQTQVQTNLESQRRQYDLVEEAHRRGFVQVEVIDDDLGRSASGMVARPGFDRLVAWLCAGEVGAVLCFDASRLARNGRDWHHLLELCGLVEARVIDLDGVYDPCRPNDRLLLGMKGSISEFELGVLRARMFDAARAKAQRGELRISVPIGYIWHREIGLGFDPDMRLQEAIQLIFARFRKLGSARQVLLSLAADQVHFPRPSDGKKMVSFDWTPIRYRNVISVLKNPFYAGAYVYGKSEKRTALVDGRLRKSYGHGKPFEQWEVMLKDHHAAYIDWAEFERNQKQLALNAYGRVDGVKSGRGGRALLAGMLCCGRCGRRLTVAYTGRGAGQPVYRCDRPNVQLAQPRCFTFGGRRPDEAIAREILRAVEPMAIEAARQAEQRHMELQADQRRLGELELQQARYEAVLAERRYAACDPDNRLIAAQLEKSWEAALQRVRSCEQRLDAADRTLSAVARPDLGGLAQDLAAAWDAPGVTMRARQQLLRALVKEIIADVDEKTREIVLTIHWQGGQHSQLRVAKPRTGEHGCRTPDEALALMRSMAGRWSDEHIAASLNRMGIPTGQGKTWTAHRVGSLRKVHGIHAYRSAEKEGQWLTMSEAAAKLGVTNHRIRSLIQDGLLPAEQVVPRAPYQIRVSDLLDQRVIEVISRTDGPCRKIAENQMSMFSST from the coding sequence ATGACGACCAGTGATCTGTTGCCTGCTGCCGTGCTGCGCCGCAAGGCCGTCGTCTATGTTCGCCAATCGACCCAGACGCAGGTTCAGACCAACTTGGAGAGCCAGCGGCGGCAGTACGACCTCGTTGAAGAGGCGCACCGCCGCGGATTTGTGCAGGTTGAGGTCATTGACGACGACCTTGGCCGGTCTGCAAGTGGCATGGTGGCCAGACCAGGGTTCGATCGCTTGGTCGCATGGCTCTGCGCTGGTGAAGTCGGCGCTGTGTTGTGCTTCGACGCCTCGCGCCTGGCCCGCAACGGTCGAGACTGGCACCACCTGTTGGAACTATGCGGTCTGGTCGAGGCGCGGGTCATTGACCTGGATGGTGTCTACGACCCGTGTCGACCCAACGATCGGCTGTTGCTGGGCATGAAGGGCAGTATCAGCGAGTTCGAGCTCGGAGTGCTCAGAGCGCGCATGTTCGATGCGGCCCGCGCCAAGGCCCAGCGCGGCGAACTGCGCATCAGCGTTCCCATCGGCTACATCTGGCATCGGGAGATCGGCCTGGGGTTCGATCCGGACATGCGCCTGCAGGAGGCGATTCAGTTGATCTTCGCGCGCTTTCGCAAGTTGGGCAGCGCCCGCCAGGTCCTGCTGTCACTCGCCGCCGACCAGGTTCACTTTCCCCGCCCCTCCGATGGCAAGAAGATGGTGAGCTTCGACTGGACTCCGATCCGCTACCGCAACGTGATCTCCGTGCTCAAGAACCCCTTCTATGCCGGAGCGTACGTCTACGGCAAGAGCGAGAAGCGCACTGCCCTCGTCGACGGACGGCTGCGCAAGAGCTACGGGCACGGCAAGCCCTTCGAGCAGTGGGAGGTGATGCTCAAGGATCACCATGCGGCCTACATCGACTGGGCGGAGTTCGAACGCAATCAGAAGCAGCTCGCCCTCAATGCCTACGGTCGAGTGGACGGTGTGAAGTCCGGGCGTGGCGGCCGGGCGCTGCTGGCCGGGATGCTCTGCTGCGGACGCTGTGGGCGCCGTCTCACGGTTGCGTATACGGGGCGAGGGGCGGGCCAACCGGTTTATCGATGCGATCGCCCCAATGTGCAGTTGGCGCAGCCGCGCTGTTTCACCTTCGGCGGCCGGCGACCCGACGAGGCCATCGCCCGAGAGATTTTGCGCGCCGTCGAGCCGATGGCTATTGAAGCAGCACGGCAAGCCGAACAGAGGCACATGGAACTTCAGGCTGACCAACGTCGTCTCGGGGAGCTCGAGTTGCAGCAGGCCCGCTACGAGGCCGTGCTCGCAGAGCGTCGCTACGCGGCTTGCGATCCCGACAATCGTCTGATCGCCGCTCAACTCGAGAAGAGCTGGGAGGCGGCTCTGCAGCGAGTGAGGTCATGCGAGCAGCGCTTGGACGCTGCAGACCGAACGCTGTCGGCTGTGGCTAGGCCCGATCTCGGCGGACTTGCCCAAGATCTCGCCGCCGCATGGGATGCACCCGGGGTCACCATGCGTGCACGCCAGCAACTGCTGCGCGCACTCGTCAAGGAGATCATTGCCGACGTCGATGAGAAGACGCGCGAGATCGTGCTGACGATCCATTGGCAAGGAGGCCAGCATTCGCAATTGCGGGTTGCGAAGCCGCGGACTGGCGAGCATGGATGCCGCACGCCCGACGAGGCGCTGGCCCTCATGCGCAGCATGGCCGGCCGATGGTCCGACGAGCACATCGCCGCGTCACTGAACCGCATGGGAATTCCAACCGGCCAAGGCAAGACGTGGACCGCGCACCGCGTGGGATCTCTACGCAAGGTGCACGGCATCCACGCATACCGCTCGGCGGAGAAGGAGGGGCAATGGCTGACCATGTCGGAGGCCGCCGCCAAGCTCGGCGTCACGAACCACCGCATCCGCAGCCTGATCCAGGACGGCCTGCTGCCCGCAGAGCAGGTCGTGCCAAGGGCGCCGTACCAGATTCGCGTGAGCGATCTGCTCGATCAGCGGGTCATCGAGGTAATCTCGCGAACTGATGGCCCGTGTCGCAAGATCGCAGAGAATCAGATGTCCATGTTTTCAAGCACTTGA